The proteins below are encoded in one region of Micromonospora yangpuensis:
- the mctP gene encoding monocarboxylate uptake permease MctP: MWREHLTEIIVFTALFGLVSGMGFVAARWRAPKDMAHLDEWGLGGRSFGGWITWFLVGGDLYTAYTFVAVPALMFGAGAAGFFAVPYTIVVYPLVFLVLCRLWSVSHRHGFVTPADFVRKRFDSPVLALLIAITGIVATMPYIALQLVGIEAVLKTMGVTGESTLARHLPIIVAFAILAAYTYQSGLRAPALIAFVKDTLIYVVILVAVIWLPYQLGGWGAIFDAADAKFAATPNPNDGILLTADNQLQYVTLAFGSALALFLYPHSITGVLASRSRDVVKRNMSALPAYSLLLGLIALLGFMAIAAGVTPLPGATEGSVDNNTVVPVLFDQQFPDWFAGVAYAAIGIGALVPAAIMSIAAANLFTRNIYKEYLRPAATAAQEANVSKITSLVVKVGAVACIVFLDPQFSIDLQLIGGVIILQTLPAVALGLYTRWFHKGALIAGWAAGMGLGMWMLYQIPNAATGRRHFGGSAFPLADFGLDTRRTIYVGIVAVGVNLAVAALLTLALRAAGRTDTGDHTLPDDYFTESEVRKGPLLTDSVEEGSLPNTPAPRTAPPTADTPAPPAARTAAGEDQRNARNNR, from the coding sequence ATGTGGCGGGAACACCTCACCGAGATCATCGTCTTCACGGCGCTGTTCGGGCTGGTCAGCGGGATGGGGTTCGTGGCCGCCCGGTGGCGCGCGCCGAAGGACATGGCGCACCTCGACGAGTGGGGGCTGGGCGGGCGCAGCTTCGGCGGCTGGATCACCTGGTTCCTGGTGGGCGGGGACCTCTACACCGCGTACACCTTCGTGGCGGTGCCGGCGCTGATGTTCGGCGCGGGGGCGGCCGGGTTCTTCGCCGTGCCGTACACCATCGTGGTGTATCCGCTGGTCTTCCTGGTGCTCTGTCGGCTCTGGTCGGTCTCGCACCGGCACGGCTTCGTCACCCCCGCCGACTTCGTCCGTAAGCGGTTCGACTCGCCGGTACTGGCGCTGCTGATCGCGATCACCGGCATCGTCGCCACCATGCCGTACATCGCGTTGCAGCTCGTCGGCATCGAGGCGGTGCTCAAGACGATGGGCGTGACCGGGGAGAGCACCCTCGCCCGGCACCTGCCGATCATCGTCGCGTTCGCCATCCTGGCCGCGTACACGTACCAGTCGGGGTTGCGCGCCCCGGCGTTGATCGCCTTCGTCAAGGACACCCTGATCTACGTCGTGATCCTGGTGGCGGTGATCTGGTTGCCGTACCAGCTCGGCGGGTGGGGTGCGATCTTCGACGCGGCCGACGCGAAGTTCGCCGCGACTCCGAACCCCAACGACGGCATCCTGCTCACCGCCGACAACCAGCTGCAGTACGTCACCCTGGCGTTCGGCTCCGCGCTCGCCCTCTTCCTCTACCCGCACAGCATCACCGGCGTACTGGCCAGCCGCAGCCGGGACGTGGTCAAGCGGAACATGTCCGCGCTGCCGGCGTACTCGCTGCTGTTGGGGTTGATCGCGCTGTTGGGGTTCATGGCCATCGCGGCCGGGGTGACGCCGCTGCCCGGGGCCACCGAGGGCAGCGTGGACAACAACACCGTGGTACCGGTCCTCTTCGACCAGCAGTTCCCGGACTGGTTCGCCGGGGTGGCCTACGCCGCCATCGGCATCGGCGCGCTGGTCCCGGCGGCGATCATGTCGATCGCGGCGGCGAACCTGTTCACCCGCAACATCTACAAGGAGTACCTGCGCCCCGCCGCCACCGCCGCCCAGGAGGCGAACGTCTCGAAGATCACCTCGCTGGTGGTGAAGGTCGGCGCAGTGGCCTGCATCGTCTTCCTCGACCCGCAGTTCTCCATCGACCTGCAGCTCATCGGCGGCGTGATCATCCTGCAGACCCTGCCGGCGGTGGCCCTGGGCCTCTACACCCGCTGGTTCCACAAGGGCGCGCTGATCGCCGGCTGGGCCGCCGGCATGGGCCTGGGCATGTGGATGCTCTACCAGATCCCCAACGCGGCGACCGGCCGCCGGCACTTCGGCGGGTCGGCCTTCCCGCTTGCCGACTTCGGCCTCGACACCCGGCGGACCATCTACGTGGGCATCGTCGCCGTCGGGGTCAACCTGGCCGTGGCCGCCCTGCTCACCCTGGCCCTACGCGCAGCCGGCCGCACCGACACCGGCGACCACACCCTCCCCGACGACTACTTCACCGAGTCGGAGGTAAGGAAGGGCCCCCTGTTAACGGATTCTGTAGAGGAAGGGTCCCTTCCAAACACCCCAGCACCGCGCACAGCACCGCCGACGGCGGACACGCCGGCACCGCCGGCGGCGCGCACCGCGGCCGGGGAGGATCAGCGCAACGCGCGGAACAACAGGTAG
- a CDS encoding TetR family transcriptional regulator: MSSEGLWSRTRRTAIAEITEVAMELFLTRGFEATTFDDIAAASGVSRRSVLRYFGTKEDIVLGRLAGEGAHARAVLAARPDDEPLWTALLNTMVTLNEDSGVDQERLLKVSEMMYGTPSLRARSVEKHLRWQTDLLPEVTRRLGGDPDDDLTALRAAAVVAGAVACLDAAGEMWTRQKGTVPLRDLLTTAFDSLRDAA, from the coding sequence ATGAGCAGTGAGGGCCTGTGGAGCCGCACCCGGCGTACGGCGATCGCGGAGATCACCGAGGTCGCGATGGAACTCTTCCTGACCAGGGGATTCGAGGCGACCACCTTCGACGACATCGCCGCCGCCTCGGGCGTCTCCCGGCGCTCGGTGCTGCGCTACTTCGGCACCAAGGAGGACATCGTCCTGGGCCGGTTGGCAGGTGAAGGCGCCCACGCCCGAGCCGTGCTGGCCGCGCGGCCCGACGACGAACCCCTCTGGACCGCGCTGCTGAACACGATGGTGACCCTCAACGAGGACTCCGGCGTCGACCAGGAACGGCTGCTCAAGGTCTCCGAGATGATGTACGGCACGCCGTCGCTGCGCGCCCGCAGCGTCGAGAAGCACCTGCGCTGGCAGACCGACCTGCTGCCCGAGGTCACCCGCCGGCTCGGCGGCGACCCCGACGACGACCTGACCGCCCTGCGGGCCGCCGCCGTCGTGGCCGGCGCGGTCGCCTGCCTGGACGCCGCTGGCGAGATGTGGACCCGACAGAAGGGTACGGTCCCCCTCCGCGACCTGCTGACCACCGCCTTCGACTCGCTGCGGGACGCCGCCTGA
- a CDS encoding zinc ribbon domain-containing protein: protein MKADPKVQRRLLDLQAIDTNLAQLAHRRRTLPEHAELDALARELSALEDERVRAQVTVDDLDRDIARLEKDVDQVRARKTKDEDRLAAGTGPARELEALQHELVSLNRRQSDLEDAELELMQQREDAQGVLDGIQRRLTEARERRAATEQRRDDTLAEIAKEEEYKRTSRQPLAADLPAELVTLYDKIRADTGLGAALLTAGRCGGCRLELSGMDLARIRKSDPEEVVRCEDCRRIMVRTNESGL from the coding sequence GTGAAGGCAGACCCCAAGGTCCAGCGTCGCCTGCTCGATCTTCAGGCGATCGACACGAACCTGGCCCAGCTCGCGCACCGTCGCCGGACGCTGCCCGAGCACGCCGAGCTGGACGCGCTGGCCCGGGAGCTGTCCGCGCTGGAGGACGAGCGGGTCCGGGCCCAGGTCACCGTGGACGATCTGGATCGTGACATCGCCCGCCTGGAGAAGGATGTCGACCAGGTACGCGCCCGCAAGACCAAGGACGAGGACCGGCTCGCCGCCGGTACCGGCCCGGCCCGGGAGCTGGAGGCGTTGCAGCACGAGCTGGTCTCGCTGAACCGGCGGCAGTCCGACCTGGAGGACGCCGAGCTGGAGCTGATGCAGCAGCGCGAGGACGCCCAGGGCGTACTGGACGGGATCCAACGGCGACTGACCGAGGCGCGTGAGCGTCGGGCGGCCACCGAGCAGCGTCGGGACGACACCCTCGCCGAGATCGCCAAGGAGGAGGAGTACAAGCGGACGTCCCGTCAGCCGCTCGCCGCCGACCTGCCGGCGGAGCTGGTGACCCTCTACGACAAGATCCGGGCCGACACCGGGCTGGGCGCGGCGCTGCTGACCGCCGGCCGTTGCGGCGGCTGCCGGTTGGAGCTCTCCGGCATGGACCTGGCCCGGATCCGCAAGTCCGACCCGGAAGAGGTGGTGCGCTGCGAGGACTGCCGGCGCATCATGGTCCGTACCAACGAGTCCGGGCTGTAG
- a CDS encoding M14 family zinc carboxypeptidase, whose product MARLRRLTGAAVGSVLVATLGLAPPAATAAPPAATAAPPAATAAPAAATAPAAATAPSAATAPSAATAALPEVPPRPVKVSAVRGYPQQNVLPVWPDNPADASLPIGTVAYDDIAPKLNALQRSSNRVSARVAGKSSGGYDLYAVTVTAPESRQEAQQQETWKRLIEDEPVKAQRDRKLLAGYKTPLFVNANIHGNEWEGTDAALRVIEDLATDRSPEVARLLERNRLVFNVTANPDGRVAGTRANGNGYDLNRDLTIVSQPETNLIRELTIDSKPIITLDLHGYVSPTLLHPSTPPHNVNNEYDLFIKHALPNALAIESDLRDLGYAETQRARIPFRDDEPGVWDDFPPIYVPSFALLQSSIPYTIEAPLNPRGSNLSPAERVRRSAINTDVHEVAIRTSLRYIQDNRAQLLHDQAEVYRRGWQGEPLRDIPDGFVPGWGPEDNYNTTFPRAYVIPVGTAQRSEPAAARLVDLLIGSGGRVWQAKKSFKANGKSYPAGSYVVDLHQPKRGLVNSLLEPGIDLTDRVDDLYAGPAAWSQGLTWGATVDTLWDKKLPNVKLDRVYDGVATGDLPGGNGDLRLDLRDAVDLRVVNSLLDRGVAVHRLADGSVVVPGTPANRKLAREAVRAHGVTFGAAPKGWRGTRLDKVVVGYLGGVEARDTLGALGFEARPVTAATLAGTLTAEVDVLLVAGTLNVATLTTENRTALDAFLARGGGLVGLGTAGARVSTDTGLLSATATAGPSLASGVVNVVNHGGPVSTSAIPHSFVSQPVWFTNLGGNAVVEQSYAADPLLAGWWARDGGTGRSAAAGQASIVRGLAAAGNPVVLIGTSPTFRLHPKGLQPQLGRALLWTS is encoded by the coding sequence GTGGCCCGGCTGCGGCGGTTGACCGGGGCGGCGGTGGGTAGCGTCCTGGTCGCCACCCTCGGCCTGGCCCCGCCCGCGGCGACCGCCGCGCCGCCCGCGGCGACCGCCGCGCCGCCCGCGGCGACCGCCGCGCCGGCCGCAGCGACCGCACCGGCCGCAGCGACCGCACCGTCCGCAGCGACCGCGCCGTCCGCGGCGACCGCCGCGTTGCCCGAGGTCCCGCCGCGCCCGGTCAAGGTCTCCGCGGTACGCGGCTATCCGCAGCAGAACGTCCTGCCGGTCTGGCCGGACAACCCGGCCGATGCCTCGCTGCCGATCGGCACCGTCGCCTACGACGACATCGCCCCGAAGCTCAATGCCCTGCAGCGATCAAGCAACCGGGTCTCCGCCCGGGTCGCCGGGAAGTCCTCCGGCGGGTACGACCTGTACGCGGTTACCGTGACCGCGCCGGAGAGCCGCCAGGAGGCCCAGCAGCAGGAGACCTGGAAGCGGCTCATCGAGGACGAACCGGTCAAGGCCCAACGCGACCGCAAGCTGCTCGCCGGGTACAAGACCCCGCTCTTCGTCAACGCCAACATCCACGGTAACGAGTGGGAGGGCACCGACGCCGCGCTGCGGGTCATCGAAGACCTGGCCACCGACCGCAGCCCCGAGGTGGCGCGGCTGTTGGAGCGTAACCGGCTGGTCTTCAACGTCACCGCCAACCCGGACGGCCGGGTCGCCGGCACCCGGGCCAACGGCAACGGGTACGACCTCAACCGCGACCTGACCATCGTGTCGCAGCCGGAGACCAACCTGATCCGCGAGCTGACCATCGACAGCAAGCCGATCATCACCCTCGACCTGCACGGGTACGTCAGCCCTACGCTGTTGCACCCGAGCACCCCGCCGCACAACGTCAACAACGAGTACGACCTTTTCATCAAGCATGCCCTGCCGAACGCCCTGGCCATCGAGTCCGATCTGCGCGACCTCGGGTACGCCGAGACCCAGCGGGCCCGGATCCCGTTCCGCGACGACGAGCCGGGCGTGTGGGACGACTTCCCGCCGATCTACGTGCCGTCGTTCGCGCTGTTGCAGAGCAGCATCCCGTACACCATCGAGGCCCCGTTGAACCCGCGTGGCAGCAACCTGTCGCCGGCCGAGCGGGTCCGCCGTTCCGCGATCAACACCGACGTGCACGAGGTGGCGATCCGTACCTCGCTGCGCTACATCCAGGACAACCGGGCCCAACTGCTGCACGACCAGGCCGAGGTGTACCGGCGTGGCTGGCAGGGTGAGCCGCTGCGCGACATCCCCGACGGGTTCGTGCCCGGCTGGGGCCCGGAGGACAACTACAACACGACCTTTCCCCGGGCGTACGTGATCCCGGTCGGCACCGCCCAGCGTTCGGAGCCGGCGGCGGCCCGCCTGGTCGACCTGCTGATCGGTAGTGGCGGCCGGGTGTGGCAGGCCAAGAAGTCGTTCAAGGCCAATGGAAAGTCCTACCCGGCCGGCTCGTACGTCGTCGACCTGCACCAGCCCAAGCGCGGACTGGTCAACTCGCTGCTGGAGCCGGGCATCGATCTCACCGACCGGGTCGACGACCTGTACGCCGGGCCGGCGGCCTGGAGTCAGGGTCTGACCTGGGGCGCCACCGTGGACACCCTCTGGGACAAGAAGTTGCCGAACGTCAAGCTGGACCGGGTGTACGACGGCGTCGCCACCGGCGACCTGCCCGGCGGCAACGGTGACCTGCGGCTGGACCTGCGCGACGCGGTCGACCTCAGGGTGGTCAACTCGCTGCTCGACCGGGGCGTGGCCGTGCACCGCCTGGCCGACGGCTCGGTGGTCGTGCCCGGCACCCCGGCCAACCGCAAGCTCGCCCGGGAGGCGGTACGCGCCCACGGGGTCACCTTCGGTGCCGCGCCGAAGGGCTGGCGGGGCACCCGGCTGGACAAGGTCGTCGTCGGCTACCTCGGCGGCGTCGAGGCCCGCGACACCCTCGGCGCGCTGGGTTTCGAGGCCCGCCCGGTGACCGCCGCGACGCTGGCCGGCACGCTCACCGCCGAGGTGGACGTGCTGCTGGTCGCCGGCACCCTCAACGTGGCGACCCTGACCACGGAGAACCGTACCGCTCTGGACGCCTTCCTGGCCCGCGGCGGCGGCCTGGTCGGCCTGGGCACCGCCGGGGCCCGGGTCAGCACCGACACCGGTCTGCTGTCCGCCACCGCCACCGCCGGCCCGAGCCTGGCCAGCGGGGTGGTCAACGTGGTCAACCACGGTGGCCCGGTGAGCACGAGCGCGATCCCGCACTCGTTCGTCAGCCAGCCGGTCTGGTTCACCAACCTCGGTGGCAACGCGGTGGTGGAGCAGTCGTACGCGGCCGATCCGCTGCTGGCCGGCTGGTGGGCCCGGGACGGCGGGACCGGCCGGTCGGCCGCCGCCGGCCAGGCCAGCATCGTCCGGGGGCTCGCCGCCGCCGGCAACCCGGTGGTGTTGATCGGTACGTCCCCGACGTTCCGCCTGCACCCCAAGGGCCTCCAGCCCCAGCTCGGCCGCGCCCTGCTCTGGACGTCGTAA
- a CDS encoding septum formation family protein: MRRRIGGTALGLLVGVLLTGCGAADGAADDAVRAGAAAGSPTPGDAAPFVPEAGVCHPEVETIGYRALYTVVDCAKVHKTETVHVGAFTGEDAERRTTPAVGSDPMREAFDACDAKVRTFVGGDWRDGLLTVQVVVPEPKEWEAGSRWYRCDVFALPAVDGNTARKNPDDRPVERDGSLRGILTRSSPLAHGCFTGGEDEWLAPVSCSKPHRFEYVGVWTAPDGPYEQADRDPDAVHDRCGAVVVKYTRGTPNAKLTRASGTTFRLPSPQAWERGDRGIRCFHWSADRDRTRSLKG; this comes from the coding sequence ATGCGACGTCGAATCGGTGGTACGGCACTCGGGCTGCTGGTGGGCGTACTCCTGACTGGTTGTGGTGCGGCGGACGGTGCCGCCGACGACGCGGTCCGGGCCGGCGCGGCGGCCGGGAGCCCCACCCCGGGTGACGCCGCGCCGTTCGTGCCGGAGGCGGGGGTCTGCCACCCGGAGGTGGAGACGATCGGCTACCGGGCGCTCTACACGGTGGTGGACTGCGCGAAGGTGCACAAGACCGAGACCGTGCACGTCGGGGCGTTCACCGGCGAGGATGCCGAGCGCCGGACCACCCCGGCGGTCGGCTCGGATCCGATGCGGGAGGCGTTCGACGCCTGCGACGCCAAGGTGCGGACGTTCGTGGGGGGCGACTGGCGGGACGGGTTGCTGACCGTGCAGGTGGTGGTGCCGGAGCCGAAGGAGTGGGAGGCCGGCAGCCGTTGGTACCGCTGCGACGTCTTCGCCCTGCCCGCGGTGGACGGCAACACCGCCCGGAAGAACCCGGACGACCGGCCGGTGGAGCGGGACGGGTCGCTGCGCGGGATCCTGACCAGGTCGTCGCCGCTGGCGCACGGCTGCTTCACCGGCGGCGAGGACGAGTGGCTGGCGCCGGTGTCGTGCAGCAAGCCGCACCGCTTCGAGTACGTCGGGGTCTGGACCGCGCCGGACGGACCGTACGAGCAGGCCGACCGCGACCCGGACGCCGTCCACGACCGCTGTGGCGCGGTCGTCGTCAAATACACCAGGGGTACGCCGAACGCGAAGCTCACCCGGGCATCCGGTACGACGTTCCGACTGCCCTCGCCACAGGCGTGGGAACGGGGTGACCGGGGCATCCGCTGCTTCCACTGGTCCGCCGACCGGGACCGGACCCGCTCCCTGAAGGGCTGA
- a CDS encoding sulfite exporter TauE/SafE family protein — protein sequence MDVPDAGLLLDGLLLVVAGLAAGTVNAVAGGGSLLTFPALLAVGLPPVAANVSNSVAVCPGYLAAVAGSRTDLPPRRDWLPLLPTAVVGTLGGCLLLLGTPARAFELVVPFLVLAATAVLAFQGPLRRLVGHPRDLGPRRRTVTLHLMVAVGAVYGGYFGAALGVMLVAGLALVLDATMARVSALKNLLSAVMGLTTITVFALFGPVNWAAVALVAPATLVGGYAGARLARRLPSAVLRVVIVIFGTAIGGYLLFRALR from the coding sequence ATGGATGTGCCCGACGCCGGACTGCTGCTCGACGGCCTGCTGCTGGTCGTGGCCGGGTTGGCGGCGGGGACCGTCAACGCGGTGGCCGGCGGCGGCTCGCTGCTGACGTTCCCGGCGTTGCTCGCGGTCGGGCTGCCGCCGGTGGCGGCGAACGTCAGCAACTCGGTGGCGGTCTGCCCCGGATACCTGGCGGCGGTGGCGGGCAGCCGGACAGATCTGCCGCCCCGGCGGGACTGGCTGCCGCTGCTGCCCACCGCGGTCGTCGGCACGCTGGGCGGGTGCCTGCTGCTGTTGGGTACGCCGGCTCGGGCGTTCGAGCTGGTCGTACCCTTTCTGGTGCTGGCGGCGACGGCGGTGCTGGCCTTCCAGGGGCCGTTGCGGCGGCTGGTCGGGCACCCCCGCGACCTGGGGCCGCGTCGCCGGACGGTGACGCTGCACCTGATGGTCGCGGTCGGCGCGGTGTACGGCGGGTACTTCGGCGCGGCGCTCGGGGTGATGCTGGTGGCCGGGCTGGCCCTGGTGCTGGACGCCACGATGGCCCGGGTGAGCGCGCTGAAGAACCTGCTCTCGGCGGTGATGGGGCTGACCACGATCACGGTCTTCGCGCTGTTCGGGCCGGTGAACTGGGCAGCCGTCGCGCTGGTCGCCCCGGCCACGCTGGTCGGTGGGTACGCGGGGGCGCGGTTGGCGCGACGGCTGCCGTCGGCGGTGCTCCGGGTCGTGATCGTGATCTTCGGTACGGCGATCGGCGGCTACCTGTTGTTCCGCGCGTTGCGCTGA
- a CDS encoding DUF3311 domain-containing protein, giving the protein MSEAPEPEPRTRSARRSRARDHSRWNWLLFVPILVPLLPVLFNADQPRLFGFPRFYWLQLAFILLGVGTTSLVYRMTRKPGDN; this is encoded by the coding sequence ATGTCCGAAGCGCCGGAGCCGGAACCCCGAACCCGGTCGGCCCGCCGATCCCGGGCCAGGGACCACAGCCGGTGGAACTGGCTGCTCTTCGTCCCGATCCTGGTTCCGCTGCTGCCGGTGCTGTTCAACGCCGACCAGCCGCGCCTGTTCGGGTTCCCCCGTTTCTACTGGCTGCAACTGGCCTTCATCCTGCTCGGGGTCGGCACCACCTCGCTGGTCTACCGGATGACCCGTAAGCCGGGTGACAACTGA
- a CDS encoding putative leader peptide — protein sequence MRSVHLTKRGHIDLLRVASAACRRSL from the coding sequence GTGCGCAGCGTTCACCTGACGAAGCGGGGTCACATCGACCTCCTGCGCGTCGCCAGTGCCGCCTGTCGACGCTCCCTCTGA
- a CDS encoding bifunctional RNase H/acid phosphatase: MAGRKVVIEADGGSRGNPGPAGYGAVVRDAATGEVLAERAESIGVATNNVAEYRGLIAGLEAAADAGAAEVDARMDSKLVVEQMCGRWQIKHPGLRPLAAQAAALVGRFDAVRFSWIPRERNKHADALANAAMDVAAGRTPARPTVAAPRIVEPPREVAAPDSAARQQAREAAARATTARTAGTDPATARTTDPATGRTHTAEPATTTATAGPATGGAAESATGGTTGAPAAGEGASSATGGAKGSWEPRPSDTATRLILVRHGETEFTEQRRYSGRGDVALSARGRAQIEATAKRVAALAPTVAAVVSSPLSRCTATAQAIAAAVGDPPVRTEPDLIECDFGAWEGRTFAEVRAGWPGELDAWLASTRAAPPDGESFTDVGLRVRRAVEALRAAYPKETVVVVSHVSPIKLALRDALAADDAFLHRLFLDAAGISIVDLYPDGGVAVRTVNDTAHL; this comes from the coding sequence GTGGCGGGACGCAAGGTCGTCATCGAGGCCGACGGTGGTTCCCGGGGCAACCCCGGCCCGGCCGGGTACGGCGCGGTGGTCCGCGACGCGGCCACCGGCGAGGTGCTCGCCGAGCGCGCCGAGTCGATCGGGGTGGCCACCAACAACGTCGCCGAGTACCGGGGACTGATCGCCGGGTTGGAGGCCGCCGCCGACGCCGGTGCCGCCGAGGTCGACGCGCGGATGGACTCCAAGCTGGTGGTCGAGCAGATGTGTGGCCGCTGGCAGATCAAGCACCCGGGGCTGCGCCCGCTGGCCGCGCAGGCGGCGGCGCTGGTCGGCCGCTTCGACGCGGTCCGGTTCAGCTGGATCCCCCGGGAACGCAACAAGCACGCCGACGCCCTGGCCAACGCCGCGATGGACGTGGCCGCCGGCCGGACGCCGGCCCGCCCGACCGTCGCGGCCCCCCGGATCGTCGAGCCGCCGCGTGAGGTCGCCGCCCCGGACTCCGCCGCCCGCCAGCAGGCCCGGGAGGCCGCCGCCCGCGCCACGACCGCCCGGACCGCCGGCACCGACCCGGCCACCGCCCGTACCACCGACCCGGCCACCGGCCGCACCCATACCGCCGAACCGGCCACCACCACCGCTACCGCCGGACCGGCCACCGGTGGGGCCGCCGAATCGGCCACCGGCGGGACCACGGGGGCACCGGCTGCCGGCGAGGGCGCGTCGAGCGCCACCGGCGGGGCGAAGGGCTCGTGGGAGCCCCGGCCGAGCGACACCGCCACCCGGCTGATTCTGGTCCGGCACGGCGAGACCGAGTTCACCGAGCAGCGCCGCTACTCCGGTCGCGGCGACGTGGCGCTCTCCGCGCGGGGCCGGGCCCAGATCGAGGCCACCGCCAAGCGGGTGGCCGCCCTCGCCCCGACGGTCGCGGCCGTGGTCAGCTCCCCGCTGTCGAGGTGTACGGCGACCGCGCAGGCCATCGCCGCCGCCGTCGGTGACCCACCGGTACGCACCGAGCCCGACCTCATCGAGTGCGACTTCGGTGCCTGGGAGGGGCGTACCTTCGCCGAGGTGCGGGCGGGCTGGCCGGGGGAGCTGGACGCCTGGCTCGCCTCGACCCGGGCCGCGCCGCCGGACGGGGAATCCTTCACCGACGTCGGCCTGCGGGTGCGCCGGGCGGTCGAGGCGCTGCGTGCGGCGTACCCGAAGGAGACCGTGGTGGTGGTCTCGCACGTCTCGCCGATCAAGCTGGCGCTGCGCGACGCCCTGGCGGCCGACGACGCGTTCCTGCACCGGCTCTTCCTGGACGCGGCGGGCATCTCCATCGTGGACCTGTACCCCGACGGCGGCGTGGCCGTCCGCACCGTAAACGACACCGCCCACCTGTAA